From Ptychodera flava strain L36383 chromosome 2, AS_Pfla_20210202, whole genome shotgun sequence, the proteins below share one genomic window:
- the LOC139114588 gene encoding uncharacterized protein, whose protein sequence is MFRLCLLSLLLAYVSAEQSFYQIHFPRKPWGYRYKAGSQNAPIKIDMFFGLQCEDARDSYPVIKQVADHYGPEVVELNFHIFPLPYFSGDFLSCKGARVVDNLNPELVNDFIEVVFANQYRIGRAPCTVSDLELMELLTDLAVDMGVDRDKFYVQFANPLTTNHCKQKWKSSIADGVYGSPWFLVNGVTVLDWKLDWTADNWITHIDYLINPPPKGEFTTPGIMW, encoded by the exons ATGTTTAGATTGTGTCTGCTGTCGCTCCTGCTGGCCTACGTCAGCGCCGAACAGAGCTTCTACCAGATCCACTTCCCAAGAAAGCCATGGGGTTACAGATACAAGGCAGGTAGCCAGAATGCTCCAATCAAGATCGACATGTTCTTCGGTCTCCAGTGCGAGGACGCCAGAGATTCCTACCCAGTCATCAAGCAGGTTGCCGACCATTACGGACCAGAAGTTGTTGAACTGAACTTCCACATCTTCCCACTGCCATACTTCTCAGGAGATTTCCTCTCATGCAAG GGTGCCAGAGTTGTCGATAACCTGAACCCCGAGTTGGTTAATGATTTCATTGAAGTTGTCTTCGCTAACCAGTACAGAATTGGCCGTGCCCCATGCACCGTCAGTGATCTCGAATTGATGGA ATTGTTGACCGACTTGGCTGTAGACATGGGTGTTGACCGTGACAAGTTCTACGTTCAGTTTGCCAACCCTCTGACCACCAACCACTGCAAACAGAAGTGGAAGTCAAGCATTGCTG ATGGAGTTTACGGATCACCATGGTTCTTGGTTAACGGTGTAACAGTCCTTGACTGGAAACTGGATTGGACCGCCGATAACTGGATCACCCATATCGATTATTTGATCAACCCTCCACCAAAGGGCGAG TTCACCACCCCCGGTATCATGTGGTAG
- the LOC139114572 gene encoding uncharacterized protein: MLKYCLFAVFLATVGATNFYQIHNPRTSFGYVYNNGSVDAPIKIEMYMGLQCEDAAKAVPAVKAAADAYGAGVVQLKFHVFPLPYFTGDFLSCKGTRVVSNLAPEKVVDFMQTIMTNQYRIGRAPCTITDLELMELLTDFAVEMGVDRDRFYVQFSNPHTTNHCKQQWKAHIASGIYASPTFKLNGVHVVDWNPSWTKQDWSALIDYLLAPPVHGELTTPGIMW; encoded by the exons ATGTTGAAATACTGTCTGTTCGCCGTCTTCCTGGCCACCGTTGGTGCCACCAACTTTTACCAAATCCACAACCCAAGAACAAGCTTTGGCTACGTCTACAACAATGGCAGCGTGGACGCTCCAATCAAGATCGAAATGTACATGGGTCTCCAGTGTGAAGATGCCGCCAAGGCTGTGCCCGCTGTCAAAGCTGCTGCCGATGCCTATGGTGCAGGAGTTGTACAGCTGAAATTCCACGTATTCCCACTGCCATACTTCACTGGTGATTTCCTTTCCTGCAAG GGAACCAGAGTCGTCAGCAACTTGGCGCCAGAAAAGGTTGTCGACTTCATGCAGACTATCATGACAAACCAGTACAGAATTGGACGTGCTCCATGCACCATCACTGATTTGGAATTGATGGA ACTGTTGACTGACTTCGCCGTTGAAATGGGAGTTGACCGTGACCGATTCTACGTCCAGTTTTCCAACCCACACACCACCAACCATTGCAAACAACAGTGGAAGGCACACATCGCCT CTGGCATCTACGCTTCACCAACCTTCAAGCTGAACGGAGTCCATGTTGTTGACTGGAACCCATCATGGACCAAGCAGGATTGGTCAGCTTTGATCGACTACCTCCTTGCCCCACCAGTCCACGGAGAG CTCACAACCCCTGGTATCATGTGGTAG
- the LOC139114598 gene encoding uncharacterized protein: protein MFRLCLLSLLLAYVSAEQSFYQIHFPRKPWGYRYKAGSQNAPIKIDMFFGLQCEDARDAYPIIKKVADYYGPEVVELNFHIFPLPYFSGDFLSCKGVRVVDNLNPELVVPAIEAIFANQYRIGRAPCTVSDLELMELLTDLAVDMGVDRDKFYVQFANPLTTNHCKQKWKSSIADGVYGSPWFLVNGVTVLDWKLDWTEENWITHIDYLINPPPKGEFTTPGIMW from the exons ATGTTTAGACTGTGTCTGCTGTCGCTCCTGCTGGCCTACGTCAGCGCCGAACAAAGCTTCTACCAGATCCACTTCCCAAGAAAGCCATGGGGTTACAGATACAAGGCAGGTAGCCAGAATGCTCCAATCAAGATCGACATGTTCTTCGGTCTCCAGTGCGAAGACGCCAGAGATGCCTACCCAATCATCAAGAAGGTTGCTGACTATTACGGACCAGAAGTTGTTGAGCTGAACTTCCACATCTTCCCACTGCCATACTTCTCAGGAGATTTCCTCTCATGCAAG GGTGTCAGAGTTGTCGATAACTTGAACCCCGAATTGGTTGTCCCTGCTATCGAAGCGATCTTTGCTAACCAGTACAGAATTGGCCGTGCCCCATGCACAGTCAGTGATCTCGAATTGATGGA ATTGTTGACCGACTTGGCTGTAGACATGGGTGTTGACCGTGACAAGTTCTACGTTCAGTTCGCCAACCCTCTGACCACCAACCACTGCAAACAGAAGTGGAAGTCAAGCATTGCTG ATGGAGTTTACGGATCACCATGGTTCTTGGTTAACGGCGTAACAGTCCTTGACTGGAAACTGGACTGGACCGAGGAGAACTGGATCACACATATCGATTATTTGATCAACCCTCCACCAAAGGGAGAG
- the LOC139114608 gene encoding uncharacterized protein yields the protein MLKYCLFAVFLATVGATNFYQIHNPRTSFGYVYNNGSVDAPIKIEMYMGLQCEDAAKAVPAVKAAADAYGAGVVQLKFHVFPLPYFTGDFLSCKGTRVVSNLAPEKVVDFMQTIMSNQYRIGRAPCTITDLELMELLTDFAVEMGVDRDRFYVQFSNPHTTNHCKQQWKAHIASGIYASPTFKLNGVHVVDWNPLWTKKDWSALIDYILAPPVHGELTTPGIMW from the exons ATGTTGAAATACTGTCTGTTCGCCGTCTTCCTGGCCACCGTTGGTGCCACCAACTTTTACCAAATCCACAACCCAAGAACAAGCTTCGGCTACGTCTACAACAATGGCAGCGTGGACGCTCCAATCAAGATCGAAATGTACATGGGTCTCCAGTGTGAAGATGCCGCCAAGGCTGTGCCCGCTGTCAAAGCTGCCGCCGATGCCTATGGTGCAGGAGTTGTACAGCTGAAATTCCACGTATTCCCACTGCCATACTTCACTGGTGATTTCCTTTCCTGCAAG GGAACCAGAGTCGTCAGCAACTTGGCGCCAGAAAAGGTTGTCGACTTCATGCAGACTATCATGTCAAACCAGTACAGAATTGGACGTGCTCCATGCACCATCACTGATTTGGAATTGATGGA ACTGTTGACTGACTTCGCCGTTGAAATGGGAGTTGACCGTGACCGATTCTACGTCCAGTTCTCCAACCCACACACCACCAACCATTGCAAACAACAGTGGAAGGCACACATCGCCT CTGGCATCTACGCTTCACCAACCTTCAAGCTGAACGGTGTCCACGTTGTTGACTGGAACCCCTTGTGGACCAAGAAGGATTGGTCAGCTTTGATCGACTATATCCTTGCCCCACCAGTCCACGGAGAG CTTACTACTCCCGGTATAATGTGGTAA